The following are encoded in a window of Halosolutus halophilus genomic DNA:
- a CDS encoding DUF5789 family protein → MADDKQGRDEQADREENRQRERELEEAKARGDEKEPLFDDESVRLGDLDEALKSHDYPTTTTELVEAYGDYELEIQGGKKPLEEVLSSTDDQTYDSAEDVRRRILGLIGR, encoded by the coding sequence ATGGCAGATGATAAACAGGGTCGAGATGAGCAAGCAGATCGTGAAGAGAATCGCCAGCGTGAGCGAGAATTAGAGGAGGCTAAAGCCCGCGGCGATGAAAAGGAGCCGCTGTTTGATGACGAAAGCGTGCGGCTTGGTGATCTTGATGAAGCGCTCAAATCGCACGACTATCCAACCACGACAACTGAGTTGGTTGAGGCCTATGGCGATTATGAACTTGAAATTCAGGGCGGCAAGAAACCCCTGGAGGAGGTACTCTCTTCAACTGATGACCAAACATATGACTCAGCCGAGGACGTTCGCAGACGGATACTGGGACTCATAGGCCGATAG
- a CDS encoding site-specific integrase, whose translation MNEAAESADLRGRVYPHCLRATAASYHAYQGVAPVPLQALMGWSNLATAQKYIRISGTATADALWQAHHR comes from the coding sequence GTGAACGAAGCAGCCGAGTCTGCCGATCTTCGAGGGCGCGTCTACCCACACTGTTTGCGAGCAACCGCTGCGAGCTATCACGCTTATCAGGGAGTTGCGCCAGTTCCTCTTCAGGCCTTGATGGGGTGGAGCAATCTCGCCACCGCCCAGAAATACATCCGGATTTCCGGAACAGCGACCGCAGATGCACTCTGGCAAGCGCATCACCGATAA
- a CDS encoding ATP-binding protein, which produces MRRTQDHPRVERQVFAEIFGHATALLSGSKNYLMKHVVTLYKLYDLFNDRSPPYPSLHELELLIWDENINYVRKTSNYRDTVLNRLDAMNLVAGTVFDCSHGPALDTLLEQNIVFEFDGLSRDLQNFLMEILFASVYEYRLAQNQRDTGLEHVFFLDEGKQVFSIYKERQDAAGIPEIDQLTAKMREFGEGLVVADQEASKLTDSIKANTDTKVLLPTGDQKQFRAIADSMALSDRQQEFAQRLGVGEAIVQVGNRDPVPVHLRNYNVEKTISDQDLEKHQREAWQQLSHEPCEIAPRLDHMLSGGRTGDRTRSESSNDHGDEGVSRDAELLLEDVVDHPFKPLLERYQQFPSRYKGNKLKNELVDHGLVIERKVKGGDQRKLLELTQQGREYVENNLDVDPGFEGRGGIVHRYWQHRIKERFEEAGWTADLEGDDADVYVSMGNTDLAVEVAMENNPRELEHVEKHLENDVAVWIVCRTEIVKKGLRQRIAERDIQSKQITLHLFQDFSETKTLPE; this is translated from the coding sequence GTGCGCCGAACACAGGATCATCCACGGGTAGAACGACAGGTCTTCGCCGAAATCTTCGGCCACGCGACGGCGCTGCTGTCCGGTTCCAAGAACTACCTGATGAAACACGTGGTCACGCTCTACAAGCTCTACGACCTGTTCAACGATCGGTCGCCACCGTACCCGAGCCTCCACGAACTCGAACTCCTGATATGGGACGAGAACATCAATTACGTCCGGAAGACGTCGAACTATCGCGACACCGTCCTCAACCGATTGGACGCGATGAACCTCGTTGCCGGAACTGTCTTCGACTGCAGCCACGGTCCTGCCCTGGACACGTTGCTCGAACAGAACATCGTGTTCGAGTTCGACGGCCTCAGCCGAGACCTCCAGAACTTCTTGATGGAAATCCTCTTCGCGTCCGTCTACGAGTACCGTTTGGCTCAGAACCAGCGAGACACTGGCCTCGAACACGTCTTTTTTCTCGACGAGGGAAAGCAGGTGTTCTCCATTTACAAAGAACGCCAGGATGCCGCGGGGATCCCTGAAATCGATCAACTGACCGCGAAGATGCGGGAATTCGGTGAAGGGCTCGTCGTCGCGGATCAGGAAGCGTCGAAACTCACCGACTCGATCAAGGCCAACACCGATACCAAGGTGTTGCTGCCGACTGGCGACCAGAAACAGTTTCGTGCGATCGCGGACTCGATGGCGCTGTCCGACCGCCAGCAAGAATTCGCACAACGACTCGGTGTGGGAGAGGCGATCGTTCAGGTCGGGAATAGAGATCCGGTTCCAGTACACCTCCGGAACTACAATGTGGAGAAGACGATCTCCGATCAGGACCTGGAGAAGCACCAACGCGAAGCGTGGCAGCAACTCTCACACGAACCGTGTGAAATTGCACCCCGGTTAGATCACATGCTCAGTGGTGGACGGACAGGTGATCGGACCAGGTCGGAGTCCAGCAACGATCACGGTGATGAGGGGGTGTCCAGAGACGCTGAACTCCTCCTCGAAGACGTGGTCGATCACCCGTTCAAACCGTTGCTCGAGCGATACCAGCAGTTCCCGAGCCGCTACAAGGGAAACAAGTTGAAGAACGAGCTCGTCGATCACGGCCTCGTCATCGAGAGAAAGGTCAAAGGTGGGGATCAGCGGAAGTTACTGGAGCTCACCCAGCAAGGACGGGAGTACGTCGAGAACAATCTCGACGTCGACCCCGGATTTGAGGGCCGAGGCGGTATCGTTCATCGGTACTGGCAACACCGAATCAAAGAGCGGTTCGAAGAAGCAGGCTGGACGGCCGACCTCGAAGGTGATGATGCGGATGTCTACGTCAGCATGGGAAACACAGACCTGGCAGTCGAGGTCGCGATGGAAAACAATCCACGGGAACTGGAGCACGTGGAAAAACACCTGGAGAACGATGTTGCTGTCTGGATCGTCTGTCGAACCGAGATCGTCAAAAAAGGACTACGACAACGGATAGCGGAACGCGATATCCAGAGTAAGCAGATCACGCTTCACCTGTTTCAGGACTTCAGCGAAACTAAGACACTCCCCGAATAG
- a CDS encoding heavy metal translocating P-type ATPase, producing the protein MFRRRFWVSLVLSVPVIFFSEFIQDVFGYTAPSFSGSVWITPVLSVVIFAYGGVPFLSMARTELENREPGMMMLISLAITVAFVYSIASLFLEGTTPFFWELVTLIDIMLLGHWMEMRSVRQASGALDELAKLMPDTAERVTESGDTEEVPVSELSEDDVVLVRPGASVPADGEVAEGESSVDESMITGESRSVGKEPGSEVVAGTVNQDGSLRIRITKTGEETTLAGIMRLVDEAQQSKSRTQLLADRAAGWLFYIALAVAGITAVAWIVAVGFNIGVLERVVTVLVIACPHALGLAVPLVVAINTSTAAQNGMLIRDRIAMEESRNLDTVMFDKTGTLTKGEQGVVGVETAGDWSEERVFEIAAGVEGDSEHMIARAIRDAAEEREVQRASVSNFENLRGLGVRATVDGETVHLGGPNLIEKLGIERPDDIAAFAEEAGSNAQTVIYLVHDESEIAAAFALADVIREASRQAIEALHGMGIEVAMLTGDSEDVARAVSEELGIDQYFAEVLPEEKDTKVERLQSEGKFVAMVGDGVNDAPALTRADVGIAIGSGTDVAIESGDIILVDNNPVDVVRLIRLSKASYRKMQENLVWATGYNVFALPLAAGILAPIGILLSPAIGAVFMSLSTIIVAINARRLGNVDLSVPA; encoded by the coding sequence ATGTTCCGACGACGGTTCTGGGTATCGCTCGTGCTCTCGGTGCCGGTCATCTTCTTCAGCGAGTTCATTCAGGATGTCTTCGGCTACACGGCGCCGTCGTTCTCTGGAAGCGTCTGGATCACACCCGTCCTCTCAGTCGTGATCTTCGCGTACGGTGGCGTGCCGTTCCTCTCGATGGCCCGAACGGAACTCGAGAACCGTGAGCCAGGGATGATGATGCTGATCTCGCTGGCGATCACCGTCGCGTTCGTCTACTCGATCGCGAGCCTGTTTCTCGAGGGGACGACGCCGTTCTTCTGGGAACTGGTCACGCTGATCGACATCATGCTGCTGGGCCACTGGATGGAGATGCGGTCGGTCCGACAGGCCTCCGGTGCGCTCGACGAACTGGCGAAGCTCATGCCCGACACCGCCGAGCGCGTCACCGAGAGTGGGGATACCGAGGAAGTGCCAGTCTCCGAACTCTCCGAGGACGACGTCGTACTCGTTCGTCCCGGTGCTTCGGTTCCCGCCGACGGCGAGGTCGCCGAGGGCGAGTCGTCCGTCGACGAATCGATGATCACCGGCGAGTCCAGGTCCGTGGGCAAGGAACCCGGCTCGGAAGTGGTCGCCGGGACGGTCAACCAGGACGGGAGCCTCCGCATCAGAATCACGAAGACGGGCGAGGAGACGACGTTGGCGGGCATCATGCGGCTCGTTGATGAAGCCCAGCAGTCCAAATCCCGCACGCAGCTCCTGGCGGACCGCGCAGCAGGGTGGCTGTTCTACATCGCACTCGCCGTTGCGGGCATTACGGCCGTCGCGTGGATCGTCGCAGTCGGGTTCAACATCGGTGTTCTCGAACGCGTGGTCACGGTTCTCGTCATCGCATGTCCCCACGCACTCGGCCTGGCCGTCCCGCTCGTTGTCGCAATCAACACCTCGACCGCTGCCCAGAACGGGATGCTCATCCGCGACCGCATAGCTATGGAGGAATCCCGGAACCTCGATACGGTGATGTTCGACAAGACGGGCACGCTCACGAAGGGCGAACAGGGCGTCGTCGGCGTCGAGACGGCAGGCGACTGGAGTGAAGAGCGCGTGTTCGAAATCGCCGCTGGTGTCGAGGGCGACTCCGAACACATGATTGCTCGCGCCATCCGGGATGCTGCCGAGGAACGGGAGGTGCAGCGAGCGAGCGTCTCGAACTTCGAGAACCTTCGCGGTCTCGGTGTCAGAGCCACCGTCGACGGCGAGACGGTTCATCTGGGTGGCCCCAACCTGATCGAGAAACTCGGCATCGAACGACCCGACGATATCGCTGCCTTCGCTGAGGAAGCCGGCTCGAACGCACAGACGGTCATCTACCTGGTCCACGATGAATCCGAGATCGCCGCAGCGTTCGCGCTGGCGGACGTCATTCGGGAAGCAAGCCGGCAGGCTATCGAGGCGCTGCACGGGATGGGAATCGAAGTGGCAATGCTCACCGGCGACAGCGAGGATGTCGCGAGGGCTGTGTCCGAGGAACTCGGTATTGACCAGTACTTCGCGGAGGTGCTGCCCGAGGAGAAGGACACGAAGGTTGAACGGCTCCAGTCGGAAGGGAAATTCGTTGCGATGGTCGGCGACGGTGTCAACGACGCGCCGGCGCTCACGAGAGCTGACGTCGGTATCGCCATCGGATCGGGGACCGACGTCGCCATCGAATCGGGCGATATCATCCTCGTCGACAACAATCCGGTGGACGTGGTGCGGCTCATCCGACTGTCGAAGGCGAGCTACCGGAAGATGCAAGAAAATCTTGTCTGGGCGACCGGCTACAACGTGTTCGCGCTCCCGCTTGCGGCGGGGATTCTCGCGCCCATTGGAATCCTCCTGTCGCCGGCGATCGGCGCGGTGTTTATGTCCCTGTCGACGATCATCGTCGCGATTAACGCCCGTAGACTAGGGAATGTAGATCTCTCGGTACCTGCGTAA
- a CDS encoding AsnC family transcriptional regulator: protein MRDLDETDMEILSLLAENARRPFSAIGGEVGLSGPAVSDRVTRLQETGVINHFTIDVDRSQLRAGVPVLVQLDISSESFDAVRERVRNDDAVEHVFITSEGDLWFYGRAEAQNVRAWVNTLLDGADSVDYTVTLVDEVEWTPSIDGVEFALTCAECSNTVDSEGETSRIGGELYHFCCPSCQSRFEDRHQRLEEGV, encoded by the coding sequence ATGCGGGACTTGGACGAAACCGACATGGAGATTCTCTCGCTGTTAGCCGAGAACGCCCGTCGCCCGTTCAGCGCGATCGGCGGGGAAGTTGGCCTCTCGGGGCCAGCCGTCTCAGATCGCGTCACACGACTCCAAGAGACCGGGGTCATCAACCACTTCACTATCGATGTCGACCGTAGCCAACTCAGAGCTGGTGTGCCGGTACTTGTCCAACTAGATATCTCATCTGAGTCGTTCGACGCGGTTCGTGAGCGGGTCAGAAACGACGACGCCGTCGAACACGTGTTCATTACGTCGGAGGGTGACCTCTGGTTCTATGGACGTGCAGAAGCACAGAACGTCCGGGCGTGGGTGAACACGCTTCTCGATGGTGCTGACTCGGTTGATTACACAGTCACGTTAGTCGACGAAGTCGAGTGGACGCCATCGATCGACGGCGTCGAGTTCGCACTCACGTGTGCCGAGTGCAGTAATACTGTGGATTCCGAGGGGGAGACGAGTCGTATTGGCGGAGAACTCTATCATTTCTGTTGTCCATCGTGTCAGAGTCGATTCGAAGATCGACACCAGCGTCTCGAAGAGGGCGTGTAG
- a CDS encoding ArnT family glycosyltransferase, protein MRIPSRARIGLGTAAAMLIDSVRTLRPTDRDRTAIAVLLAAGVYVYYVDLGGSTLQSYDEAIYASIARRLIRGGSWFVPRVDWAADGAVVAEMLFLQKPPGAFWLQAISMRVFGATAFGARFPSATFAIATGVLAYVFGRDLFDRRAGFVAGLVWLTTPQVFAGMNGGRNGGTDTALVFFGTLFVYLVWKGVADDRRYLAYAGFPAAGALLVKGLAAGTYSLALLALVPFDLLGRRRLLSREAAIGAAVTLVLALPWPILAWLRHGNLFLEELVFKHVIYRASGSFPPFHETTFGFMSYPYFRNLPSYFDPWLYFLLPAVGVVAVVAVRLRVTEGRSQPLRDTTFLLWWAASVFSFFSVTGNQAWYILPLYVPAGLLVGRLVSLVASPRSIDRSLAVGGVVTGCVLAVVFTFRLDVTSLVRYRLQDHIPGGIAFALVLVVAAIAVIAERPLDSTLRRRWRDVDVSRLRTVAFVALALLLVSTTAAPVEMGGSALDDQQEAAGTLIDHQTPPDATVFVVPESTRAGGFHSLVFYSDRSIEPVEEMRAESNDRIRYLFVHREAAADLDRERRVVATLHDEDETYYVLELGPPDGG, encoded by the coding sequence ATGAGGATACCGTCTCGAGCGCGGATCGGACTTGGGACCGCCGCAGCGATGCTGATCGACTCGGTCAGAACCCTCCGCCCGACCGATCGGGACCGAACCGCGATCGCCGTCCTCCTCGCCGCCGGCGTGTACGTCTACTACGTCGACCTCGGCGGGTCGACGCTCCAGTCCTACGACGAAGCGATCTACGCGTCGATCGCGCGGAGGCTGATCCGCGGCGGGTCGTGGTTCGTCCCTCGAGTCGACTGGGCCGCCGACGGGGCCGTCGTCGCCGAGATGCTCTTCCTGCAGAAGCCTCCGGGTGCGTTCTGGCTGCAGGCGATCTCGATGCGCGTCTTCGGTGCCACCGCGTTCGGTGCCCGCTTTCCGTCGGCGACGTTCGCGATCGCGACCGGCGTGCTCGCCTACGTTTTCGGTCGGGACCTCTTCGACCGCAGGGCGGGGTTCGTGGCCGGGCTGGTTTGGCTGACGACGCCGCAGGTGTTCGCGGGGATGAACGGCGGTCGGAACGGCGGAACCGACACCGCGCTCGTGTTCTTCGGCACCCTGTTCGTCTACCTCGTCTGGAAGGGCGTCGCCGACGATCGACGATACCTCGCGTACGCGGGGTTCCCGGCGGCGGGCGCACTCCTCGTCAAGGGACTGGCGGCCGGCACGTACTCGCTGGCGCTCCTCGCGCTCGTCCCCTTCGATCTGCTCGGGCGTCGACGGCTCCTCTCTCGAGAGGCGGCGATCGGCGCGGCGGTAACGCTCGTGCTGGCGTTGCCGTGGCCGATCCTCGCCTGGCTCCGTCACGGTAACCTGTTCCTCGAGGAACTCGTTTTCAAGCACGTGATCTATCGGGCGAGCGGCTCGTTCCCACCGTTCCACGAGACGACGTTCGGATTCATGTCCTACCCGTACTTCCGGAACCTTCCCTCGTACTTCGATCCGTGGCTGTACTTCCTGCTCCCGGCGGTCGGCGTCGTCGCCGTCGTCGCGGTCCGCCTTCGGGTTACGGAGGGGCGCTCGCAACCGCTGCGCGATACGACGTTCCTGCTGTGGTGGGCCGCGAGCGTCTTCAGCTTCTTTTCGGTCACCGGGAACCAGGCCTGGTACATCCTGCCGCTGTACGTTCCGGCGGGGCTGCTGGTCGGTCGCCTGGTCTCGCTGGTCGCGTCGCCCCGATCGATCGACCGCTCCCTCGCGGTCGGCGGCGTCGTCACGGGTTGCGTCCTCGCGGTGGTCTTTACGTTTCGACTCGACGTGACCTCGCTCGTACGGTACCGACTGCAGGACCACATTCCCGGCGGCATCGCGTTCGCGCTCGTCCTCGTCGTCGCTGCGATCGCGGTTATCGCCGAGCGGCCGCTCGACTCGACGCTGCGGCGGCGATGGCGCGACGTCGACGTCTCGCGGCTCCGGACCGTCGCGTTCGTAGCCCTCGCGCTCCTTCTCGTGTCTACAACCGCCGCACCGGTCGAAATGGGCGGCTCGGCGTTGGACGACCAACAGGAGGCCGCGGGGACGCTGATCGACCACCAGACGCCCCCGGACGCGACGGTCTTCGTCGTCCCCGAATCCACGCGGGCTGGCGGGTTTCACTCGCTGGTGTTCTACTCCGATCGGTCGATCGAGCCGGTCGAGGAGATGCGGGCCGAATCGAACGATCGAATCAGGTACCTGTTCGTCCACCGGGAAGCGGCAGCCGACCTCGATCGGGAGCGCCGCGTCGTCGCCACGCTCCACGACGAGGACGAGACGTACTACGTACTCGAGTTGGGGCCGCCCGACGGCGGATAG
- a CDS encoding DUF945 domain-containing protein yields the protein MIQYCDILEAIGHGVEQHDFDPEGHVSLSETRHRMSAKIGLEQSIEPRDGDRIELQLHARSGHSGYHGVKYDIGAERLVCSNGMTAFVAEHSFEQTHGDPFQPQLAYHAVDSMVDGVDTVEQRLEEAQERELMNLDEALLVLYDLGIDEPLENPTPDLLTALHEEVEDTDAPTLYETYNAASYALTHLTEEAIPKYALDDAYEQAAGLLKYGDGIPHPEILGENAVTSRATQLLESDDPQTEEYWEGETESIRELLDVHEVDA from the coding sequence GTGATTCAGTACTGCGACATCCTCGAGGCGATCGGCCACGGCGTCGAGCAACACGATTTCGATCCAGAGGGTCACGTTTCACTTTCCGAGACACGGCACAGGATGAGCGCCAAAATTGGTCTGGAGCAATCGATCGAGCCACGGGACGGCGACCGGATCGAGTTACAGCTCCACGCTCGATCCGGTCACTCGGGATACCACGGCGTCAAGTACGATATCGGGGCCGAACGCCTCGTCTGTAGCAACGGGATGACCGCGTTCGTCGCCGAACACAGCTTTGAGCAGACCCACGGCGACCCGTTCCAACCACAGTTGGCGTACCACGCCGTCGACTCGATGGTGGACGGTGTCGACACGGTCGAACAACGCCTGGAAGAGGCCCAGGAACGCGAACTCATGAACCTGGACGAGGCATTGCTCGTGCTCTACGATCTCGGGATCGACGAGCCACTCGAGAACCCAACCCCGGATCTCCTGACCGCACTCCACGAGGAAGTCGAAGACACTGATGCGCCAACCCTGTACGAGACGTACAACGCTGCGAGCTACGCACTCACCCATCTGACCGAGGAAGCCATCCCTAAGTATGCCCTCGACGACGCCTACGAACAAGCGGCCGGACTCCTCAAGTACGGAGACGGCATCCCACACCCAGAGATTCTCGGTGAGAATGCGGTCACGAGCCGTGCAACCCAGTTGCTCGAATCCGACGATCCTCAAACGGAGGAATACTGGGAGGGCGAAACCGAGTCCATCCGTGAGCTTCTGGACGTCCACGAGGTCGACGCCTGA
- a CDS encoding methyltransferase family protein, with translation MPVIKTSLFGLGLLSVGILLGGLLVSIRSQSGRFWPHGTRNWTFWLGWTAWIVYVGSLFGVAYLDWWSWYRPSTLLQIASLLLLLAGALVSLWAVWRLGFRESAGLEGQLNTDGPYRYSRNPQYVSYVTMLIGGAIIAGSWMTAVLVLLGIAWFLLAPLSEEPWLRDQYGEAYEAYRESVPRFIGRPSQRPVQQEHTNASRRDDP, from the coding sequence ATGCCCGTCATCAAGACATCGCTGTTTGGCCTTGGACTCCTGTCCGTAGGGATACTGCTCGGTGGGCTTCTCGTGAGTATCCGGAGCCAGTCAGGCCGGTTCTGGCCCCACGGCACCCGCAACTGGACGTTCTGGCTCGGCTGGACAGCATGGATCGTCTACGTTGGAAGTCTGTTCGGAGTGGCGTACCTCGACTGGTGGAGCTGGTACCGTCCCTCGACGCTCCTCCAGATTGCCAGTCTACTGTTGCTCTTGGCTGGCGCGCTGGTCTCTCTCTGGGCGGTGTGGCGGCTCGGATTCCGCGAGAGTGCCGGTCTCGAAGGGCAGTTAAACACTGATGGACCGTATCGGTATTCTCGGAATCCGCAGTACGTCAGCTACGTCACGATGCTCATCGGTGGAGCGATTATCGCTGGATCTTGGATGACAGCGGTTCTGGTCTTACTCGGGATCGCCTGGTTCCTGCTGGCGCCGCTCTCGGAGGAACCGTGGCTCCGAGACCAGTACGGAGAGGCGTACGAGGCGTACCGCGAGTCGGTTCCTCGATTCATCGGCCGTCCGAGCCAGCGGCCCGTACAACAGGAACACACCAACGCCTCACGGAGAGATGACCCATGA
- a CDS encoding heavy-metal-associated domain-containing protein produces MSQTITVEGMTCGHCEQTVEEALQDVSGVTDVTADREAEQASVDGDADVTALVQAVEDAGYTAHA; encoded by the coding sequence ATGAGTCAAACGATCACCGTCGAGGGAATGACCTGCGGCCATTGTGAACAGACAGTCGAAGAGGCACTTCAAGACGTGTCTGGTGTGACTGACGTCACTGCCGATCGTGAGGCCGAACAGGCGAGCGTCGATGGTGACGCCGACGTCACGGCCCTCGTGCAAGCCGTCGAAGACGCTGGATACACAGCCCACGCCTGA
- a CDS encoding IS5 family transposase, with product MHSKLARFTERCVELSQKAVGSGSKEPLSKGKGGYADWVIVAIHGLREYLDHSYRRLLDVLREMPAIVAKLGLSPDELPDFTTVCVRKQDLKMPVWRMLLQLSAELFDTGEVQAIDSTSIAHRSSSHNYAKRVKGTFESVKTAILVDCSTRAILDVHCSMNLPHDTQIAWQVLKRNLSNVETVVADKGFDWDELRQMLRNEGIRPVIKHREFYSLDAAHNARIDDETYHQRSIAESMFFALRKRFGSTLKARTWFGQFRELVLKAAVRNIEQSLRA from the coding sequence GTGCACTCCAAACTGGCCCGCTTCACCGAACGATGCGTCGAATTGTCTCAAAAAGCTGTCGGAAGCGGTTCGAAAGAACCTCTCAGCAAAGGAAAGGGTGGCTACGCTGATTGGGTGATCGTAGCGATCCATGGTCTTCGGGAATACCTCGATCACTCCTACCGACGGTTGCTAGACGTTCTTCGAGAAATGCCAGCTATTGTCGCCAAACTCGGCCTTTCACCGGATGAGTTGCCGGACTTCACCACCGTTTGTGTTCGAAAACAGGATCTCAAGATGCCCGTCTGGCGGATGCTGCTGCAGCTGTCGGCGGAACTATTCGATACCGGAGAGGTACAAGCAATCGACTCAACCAGCATCGCTCATCGCTCGTCCAGCCACAACTACGCAAAGCGCGTCAAAGGAACGTTTGAGTCGGTTAAAACCGCTATTCTCGTAGACTGTTCTACGCGAGCTATTCTCGACGTACACTGCTCAATGAACCTACCACATGACACGCAGATTGCGTGGCAAGTCCTGAAAAGAAACCTCAGCAACGTGGAAACCGTCGTCGCCGACAAAGGGTTTGATTGGGATGAACTCCGGCAGATGCTGCGAAACGAGGGAATTAGACCGGTGATCAAGCATCGTGAGTTCTACTCACTCGACGCCGCACACAATGCTCGGATTGATGATGAAACCTACCATCAACGGTCTATCGCAGAATCGATGTTTTTCGCGTTACGCAAGCGATTCGGTTCAACACTTAAGGCAAGAACGTGGTTCGGACAGTTCCGCGAACTCGTCCTTAAGGCCGCCGTCAGAAACATCGAACAATCGCTCAGGGCCTAA
- a CDS encoding GNAT family N-acetyltransferase: MHVRDAKPVDAEAVRIVHYASIIGLGPEAYGQRQVEAWASGCKTADYTAAIEGDVLDYVVADRDGVVVGFGSLKWEALDDYEIDVGAEVTAVYVLPRVAREGIGTEIYAELERRAREQGVSVLGLSASLPAVPFYEAHGYDRVTEYVHEFSRHEDTGVTGRVVKMKKEL, encoded by the coding sequence ATGCACGTTCGTGACGCAAAACCAGTGGACGCTGAGGCGGTGCGGATAGTCCACTACGCGTCGATCATCGGCCTCGGGCCGGAGGCGTACGGTCAACGTCAGGTCGAGGCATGGGCCAGCGGGTGCAAGACTGCCGATTACACGGCAGCGATTGAGGGTGACGTACTCGACTACGTTGTCGCCGACCGCGACGGTGTCGTTGTGGGGTTCGGATCTCTGAAGTGGGAGGCGTTAGACGACTATGAGATTGATGTCGGAGCAGAGGTCACTGCCGTCTACGTACTCCCGCGGGTCGCCCGCGAAGGGATTGGGACGGAAATCTACGCGGAACTTGAGCGGCGGGCCCGCGAGCAGGGCGTCTCGGTGCTGGGCCTCTCAGCCTCGCTGCCCGCAGTTCCGTTCTACGAGGCTCATGGGTACGACCGCGTCACCGAGTACGTCCACGAGTTCTCCAGACACGAGGATACCGGCGTGACAGGACGCGTCGTCAAGATGAAAAAGGAACTGTAG
- a CDS encoding tyrosine-type recombinase/integrase, producing the protein MADDWERQVFDNKHSEIQEFLTSKQTMGRSPRTLNEYSRVLKKVYHEHFPDLAPAETEVRHIEEYVAILDDRGLASNTKRRYLECLSAFFTWAMKRPRFEEITGNPAAVVLEEFPREIRTRPDCATWENGKQIIHNITNPRNKTIAIVLAKTGCRLTEALEIELDDLMLEEGFIRLRKRKGGKQTVVPIDQETIRAIERFMYVRPDDPGTDYLFVSIRGDRVSRERVRRVIRKAAVDAGVMQEGEKRFHKKFTPHTYRTVFTTLMRNQGMSDHVLRYIRGDSNSETMDIYTRVDRNEAREDYLDCIKPLNI; encoded by the coding sequence ATGGCTGACGACTGGGAGCGCCAGGTCTTCGACAACAAACACAGCGAAATCCAGGAGTTCCTCACGAGCAAGCAAACGATGGGCCGGAGTCCGCGAACCCTGAACGAGTACAGCCGTGTCCTCAAGAAGGTCTACCACGAGCACTTCCCCGACCTCGCCCCGGCTGAAACCGAGGTTCGACACATCGAAGAGTACGTCGCCATCCTCGACGACCGAGGATTAGCCTCCAATACCAAACGCCGGTACCTCGAATGCCTCTCGGCCTTCTTCACATGGGCGATGAAGCGACCACGGTTCGAGGAGATCACGGGGAATCCCGCCGCGGTCGTTCTCGAAGAGTTCCCACGGGAAATCAGAACTCGACCGGACTGCGCCACCTGGGAGAACGGGAAGCAAATCATTCACAACATCACCAACCCGCGGAACAAGACTATCGCCATCGTCCTCGCGAAAACCGGGTGCCGGCTGACTGAAGCCCTCGAGATCGAGTTGGACGACCTCATGCTCGAGGAAGGGTTCATCAGGCTCAGGAAACGGAAGGGCGGCAAACAAACGGTCGTCCCTATCGACCAGGAAACCATCCGTGCGATTGAACGGTTTATGTATGTCCGCCCGGACGATCCCGGGACGGACTACCTCTTCGTATCAATCCGTGGAGACCGGGTCAGTCGGGAACGCGTCCGGAGAGTCATCAGGAAAGCCGCGGTCGACGCCGGGGTGATGCAGGAGGGCGAGAAACGGTTTCACAAGAAATTCACCCCACACACCTATCGAACGGTCTTCACCACGTTGATGCGGAACCAGGGGATGAGCGACCACGTCCTCCGGTACATTCGTGGCGACAGCAACAGCGAGACCATGGACATCTACACCCGCGTCGACAGGAACGAAGCCCGGGAAGATTACCTCGATTGCATCAAACCCTTGAACATCTGA